From Malassezia restricta chromosome VIII, complete sequence, the proteins below share one genomic window:
- a CDS encoding DNA polymerase gamma 1 has translation MRGQRGVSCAAPALRRVVRRMHTQEAPCNAVGVQLLERTLHRQVFPPASTQIPPVDPCALDLCQDHLHQHGLHASKASKLSPTSFALPPLLGKDLGEHFWTMGRRLVHPWMEYAETLARTPMPRPPRPEADIDADADAYWDADSWLALDESLQPSVPLRPAALSMEPGWSKYAFLRTSQGTVAGLAPPEPVAYPDVEDAALVFDVETMPRVSSYPVMASAVGQHAWYTWISPWLVQRGERHTSMAHLIPMGPRDGSAPPRLLVGHHAGFDRAAVLEEYSLHMTQIRWLDTMSLHVATNGISSPQRAAWTEHARRRAMRRLDAWLTTQRRERDTQEQIKAVLDEGDLDEDAFAALRMHVHDAAADAPEEEDGQVLWQDVTSQNSLADVAALHCGIHLDKDVRNVFVESTSREEVASQLAPLLAYCASDVHTTCAVFAKVWPAFLRSCPHPATLAGVLGLGSTFLPVDASWQTYRRATQAKFEQMNARVVSTLKHLATTLMESGVAAIDAQTPDRWWETDPWYAQLDWSPKRPKVHEEASLVPLWWRDKIAHAKRALGARSHIVVQLLQLRCDGDAVVYDAAKRRWAVEREGELHALPSSPLSQAMRQRHTITSEAGADVLAAVLRGEGDAAVRALALRVREAPGPHPALAQLDWTRVPYTDANERAPWWPKWYWDLYDARAKEIDVTIRAKIAPLLLKIAWDGMPIYRSREHGWIYESVQRVEGQTPLVFSHAADAALQRGVFYKLPHADGDGSNVGNPFSKGFLPLLESGRLQSLHPSRASGDAARGALEMNAQCSYWISARDRIERQVVVWDGEAETRMGFAPHDERRGLILPQVITMGTVTRRAIEKTWLTASNAKRNRIGSELKSMVKAPRGWSIVGADVDSEELWICSVMGDAQFGIHGATAIGWMTLEGAKAQGTDLHSKTASILGTKRDQAKVFNYSRIYGAGIRHAMHLLLKANPSMQVDEAARRAKQLYAATKGQATRGDAYFGRRFWYGGSESFVFNKLEEIALSEHPRTPALDCGITAALSRQYLPRARGEQQDYMPSRINWVVQSSGVDYLHLLITAMGYLCATYGIEARFMLSVHDEVRYLARDDDKYRAALALQIANLWTRAMFAFKLNMDDLPESCAFFAAVDIDHVLRKEVDDPCVTPSQPDPIPPGESLDMAGVLAKAGGSLHRTRGVELADPGWPAYVPSMQQHRCVGEAGLLFLQAQAATDMDEIRALHRRWQRLPSNVRSYATSARTPPALRTLAALEALLPPRPRRRVARPRRRPRRKRAMPAMAPRPMPRIHLSGALLPPSLYNKPMLRYKPTQPLRMTMMIRARRRARQRRLQRWDELQEIKFLLGDDDAWYDTYKPYERELQAQFQRERERAQMVFTPEQLRVAKAARRARLAQYMARRTRQDTPRD, from the coding sequence ATGCGAGGCCAACGGGGCGTgtcgtgcgccgcgccggccctgcggcgcgtggtgcggcgcatgcacacgcAGGAAGCGCCTTGCAATGCGGTgggcgtgcagctgctggagcgtACGTTGCATCGGCAGGTGTTTCcgccggcgtcgacgcagATCCCACCGGTGGATCCGTGTGCGCTGGACTTGTGTCAAGACCACCTGCATCAGCACGGCCTGCATGCCTCGAAGGCGTCGAAGCTCTCTCCGACGTCGTTTGCGCTACcgccgctgctcggcaAGGATCTGGGCGAGCATTTCTGGACGATGGGACGACGGCTCGTGCATCCCTGGATGGAGTATGCGgagacgctcgcgcgcacgccgatgccgcggccgccgcggcctGAAGCTGACATCGATGCGGATGCCGACGCGTACTGGGACGCGGACAGCTGGctcgcgctggacgagtcgctgcagccgagtgtgccgctgcgccccGCGGCGCTCTCGATGGAGCCGGGGTGGAGCAAGTATGCGTTTCTGCGGACGAGCCAGGGGACCGTCGCGGgcctcgcgccgccggAGCCGGTGGCGTATCCTGATGTAgaggatgcggcgctggtgtTCGATGTCGAGACCATGCCGCGGGTGAGCTCGTACCCCGTGATGGCGTCGGCGGTGGGGCAGCATGCATGGTACACGTGGATCAGTCcgtggctcgtgcagcgcggTGAGCGGCACACGAGCATGGCACACCTGATTCCGATGGGACCGCGCGACGggtcggcgccgccgcgtctGCTCGTCGGCCATCATGCCGGCTTTGATCgcgcggcggtgctggAGGAGTACAGTCTGCACATGACGCAGATCCGATGGCTCGACACGATGAGTctgcacgtcgcgacgaATGGCATATCGTCGCCGCAGCGAGCGGCGTGGACGGAGCATgcgcggcgacgtgcgatGCGGCGTCTCGATGCGTGGCTgacgacgcagcggcgcgagcgcgacacgcAGGAGCAGATCAAGGCCGTGCTTGATGAGGGCGATctggacgaggacgcgTTCGCTGCGCTGCGGATGCATGTGCAtgatgcggcggcggacgcgCCGGAGGAGGAGGATGGCCAGGTGCTGTGGCAGGACGTCACGTCGCAGAACTCGCTGGCGGATGTGGCGGCCTTGCACTGTGGCATTCATCTCGACAAGGATGTGCGGAACGTGTTTGTCGAGAGCACGAGTCGTGAGGAGGTGGCGTcgcagctggcgccgctCCTGGCGTACTGTGCGTCGGACGTGCACACGACGTGTGCCGTCTTTGCGAAGGTGTGGCCCGCGTTCCTGCGCAGCTGCCCGCATcctgcgacgctggcggGTGTGTTGGGCCTGGGCAGTACGTTTCTGCCGGTCGACGCGAGCTGGCAGACGTAccgccgcgcgacgcaggcgAAGTTTGAGCAGATGAATGCGCGGGTCGTGTCGACGCTCAAGCACctcgcgacgacgctgatGGAGtcgggcgtcgcggcgaTCGATGCACAGACGCCGGACCGATGGTGGGAGACGGATCCCTGGTACGCGCAGCTCGACTGGTCGCCGAAGCGGCCGAAAGTGCATGAGGAggcgtcgctcgtgccgctgtgGTGGCGCGACAAGatcgcgcatgccaagcgagcgctcggcgcccgCAGCCACAttgtcgtgcagctcctgcagctgcggtgcgatggcgacgctgTGGTCTACGATGCGgcgaagcggcgctgggcggTCGAGCGTGAGGGcgagctgcatgcgctgccgTCCTCGCCGCTCTCGCAGGCGATgcgccagcggcacacgaTCACGAGTGAGGCGGGTGCGGacgtgctggcggcggtgctgcgtggcgaggGCGATGCCGCGGTGCGGGCGCTCGCGTTACgtgtgcgcgaggcgcctgGGCCGCAtccggcgctggcgcagctggactggacgcgcgtgccgtacaCGGACGCGAACGAGCGGGCGCCGTGGTGGCCGAAGTGGTACTGGGACCTGTatgacgcgcgcgcgaaGGAGATTGACGTGACGATCCGCGCCAAGATAGCGCCGCTGCTCCTGAAAATCGCATGGGACGGCATGCCGATCTACCGCAGTCGCGAGCACGGCTGGATCTACGAGAGTgtgcagcgtgtcgagggCCAGACGCCGCTCGTCTTTTCGCACGCCGCGGACGCCGCGCTTCAGCGCGGCGTATTCTACAAGCTGCCGCATGCCGATGGCGACGGCAGCAATGTCGGCAACCCGTTCAGCAAGGGCTTCCTGCCCCTGCTCGAGAGCGGGCGCCTGCAGAGTCTGCATCCGAGCAGGGCGAgtggcgatgcggcgcggGGCGCGCTGGAGATGAACGCGCAGTGCAGCTACTGGATCAGTGCGCGCGATCGGATCGAGCGGCAGGTGGTCGTGTGGGACGGCGAGGCGGAGACGCGCATGGGCTttgcgccgcacgacgagcggcgcggcctgATTCTGCCGCAGGTGATTACGATGGGCACggtgacgcggcgcgcgattGAAAAGACGTGGCTGACCGCGTCGAATGCGAAGCGCAACCGCATCGGCAGCGAGCTCAAGTCGATGGtcaaggcgccgcgcggctgGAGTATCGTGGGCGCGGACGTCGACAGTGAGGAGCTGTGGATCTGCAGCGTGATGGGCGACGCCCAGTTTGGCATCCACGGCGCGACGGCGATTGGGTGGATGACGCTCGAGGGCGCCAAGGCGCAGGGCACCGATCTGCACAGCAAGACGGCGTCGATCCTCGGCACGAAGCGCGACCAGGCGAAGGTGTTCAACTACAGCCGCATTTATGGCGCAGGCATCCGGCATGCGATGCACCTGCTGCTCAAGGCGAATCCCAGCATgcaggtcgacgaggccgcgCGGCGAGCGAAGCAGCTGTATGCGGCGACGAAGGggcaggcgacgcgcggcgacGCGTACTTTGGGCGGCGGTTCTGGTacggcggcagcgagaGCTTTGTGTTCAACAAGCTCGAGGAGATCGCGCTGAGCGAGCATCCACGGACGCCCGCGCTCGACTGCGGCATCACAGCGGCCCTGTCGCGCCAGTACCTGCCGCGGGCGCGCGGCGAGCAGCAGGACTACATGCCGAGCCGCATCAATTGGGTCGTGCAGTCGAGCGGCGTCGACTACCTGCACCTGCTGATCACCGCGATGGGGTATTTGTGTGCGACGTACGggatcgaggcgcgctTCATGCTCAgtgtgcacgacgaggtACGGTAcctggcgcgcgacgacgacaagtaccgcgcggcgctcgcgctgcagaTCGCGAATCTGTggacgcgcgccatgtTTGCGTTCAAGCTCAACATGGACGACCTGCCCGAGTCGTGTGCGTTCTTTGCGGCCGTCGACATTGACCATGTCCTGCGCAAAGAGGTTGACGATCCGTGCGTGACGCCATCGCAGCCCGATCCCATCCCGCCGGGCGAGTcgctcgacatggccgGCGTGCTTGCCAAGGCGGGCGGCtcgctgcatcgcacgcgGGGCGTCGAGCTGGCCGACCCCGGGTGGCCCGCGTACGTGCCGTccatgcagcagcaccgcTGTGTGGGCGAGGCCGGTTTGCTCTTTCtccaggcgcaggcggcgacggacatggacgagaTTCGCGCGCTGCACCGACGATGGCAGCGGTTGCCGTCGAACGTGCGCTCGTACGCCACGTCGGCGAGAacgccgccggcgctgcgcacgctcgcagcgctcgaggccctgctgccgccgagaccgcgacgacgagtcgcacggcctcggcgccggccgcgacggaagcgcgccatgccggccatggcgcccCGTCcgatgccgcgcatccACCTGTcaggcgcgctgctgccgccaTCGCTGTACAACAAGCCGATGCTGCGGTACAagccgacgcagccgctGCGCATGACCATGATGAtccgcgcgcggcgccgagcgcggcagcggcgtcTGCAGCGGTGGGACGAGCTCCAGGAGATCAAGTTCCTGCTGGgagacgacgatgcctgGTACGACACGTACAAGCCgtacgagcgcgagctACAGGCGCAGTTtcagcgcgagcgcgagcgtgcgcagatGGTGTTCACacccgagcagctgcgtgtaGCGAAggccgcgcgacgcgcgagGCTCGCACAATATatggcacgccgcacgaGGCAAGATACCCCGCGAGACTAg
- a CDS encoding nuclear envelope organization has translation MTSAYERGTQAPMDITELGPRKPSVFDVPDLSMASPDASLMDIDPDVPTVPPPAMATLPLVPPQIEAPRPSEAPPPPLDVAPVPRSKPAPRDPVTRSEAPRPALSLGSLPRPETLLTYAQVVFNLSILVVFLYLLLNIVLTIQHDVSQKVREYELDYLGEISSCEARYTSNRCGSDMQAPALSEACEAWRRCASRDPTVVGRARVTAETFAEILNGFVDVVSWKTMLFSLLTLSIVVGATNSTLSFFPRPDGSAARHDAAATAAPCVHAPAYTLHGGRGRRPLVSRGILPRAACHILCEPRASRGLRYTQLLGCEHHLRTLALALKLRL, from the coding sequence ATGACGTCGGCGtacgagcgcggcacgcaggcgccgatggATATCACGGAGCTTGGGCCGCGCAAGCCCTCTGTGTTTGATGTGCCTGACCTCAGCATGGCGTCTCCCGATGCGTCGCTCATGGACATTGATCCGGACGTGCCGAcggtgccgccgccggccaTGGCGACCCTGCCGCTTGTGCCGCCGCAGATCGAGGCACCGCGCCCAagcgaggcgccgccgccgccgctcgatgTCGCGCCGGTGCCGCGCAGCAAGCCCGCGCCACGAGACCCCGTCACCCggagcgaggcgcctcgcccagcgcTCTCCCTTGGGTCCCTGCCGCGCCCGGAAACGCTGCTCACGTATGCGCAGGTCGTCTTTAATCTGAGTATCCTCGTCGTGTTCCTCTACCTCCTGCTGAATATCGTCTTGACGATCCAGCACGACGTCTCGCAGAAAGTACGCGAATACGAACTCGACTACCTCGGCGAGATTTCCTCGTGCGAAGCGCGGTACACGTCGAACCGATGCGGCTCAGACATGCAAGCGCCAGCGCTGTCGGAAGCCTGTGAAGCATGGCGCCggtgtgcgtcgcgcgacCCGACGGTCGTgggccgcgcgcgcgtcacggCTGAGACGTTCGCCGAGATCCTAAATGGGTTCGTGGATGTGGTGAGCTGGAAGACTATGCTGTTTTCGCTGCTGACGCTATCGATCGTCGTGGGCGCGACCAACTCGACGCTGTCGTTTTTTCCGCGTCCAgacggcagcgcggcacgacacgatgccgccgccaccgccgcacCATGCGTACATGCGCCGGCGTATACCCTACATGGTGGCagaggacgacgaccacTAGTCTCGCGGGGTATCTTGCCtcgtgcggcgtgccatATATTGTGCGAGCctcgcgcgtcgcgcggccTTCGCtacacgcagctgctcgggtGTGAACACCatctgcgcacgctcgcgctcgcgctgaAACTGCGCCTGTag